The Ignavibacteria bacterium genomic sequence AACAGAAATGAAATTCGTTTGCTTCTTGAACAACAGATTATTTCTCCCGTTCGTTGGGAAGAATCGGTGAATGCAATGATACAAGACGGAGCGAATGAATTTCTCGAAATCGGTCCGGGAAAAGTTTTGCAAGGATTAGTAAAACGAACCAATGGAAATGTCAACGTTGATGGCGTTGATAAAATCGAAGATGTTGTGAGGGTGAACGGAAAGAAATGAGCCGTTTCAATTACACAGAAAATGAATTGCAGATTGACCCGTTTTTACATTCACACGGATATAAAAATGTTGATTCACCGCTTCAATGCGATGGAAAATGTTGTTCGTATGGCGTATATGTAGATGAAGAAGAACACAAAAAAATTCTTGCAAACGCTGATTCGATAAAAAAATATTTTGACGAAACACAACCAACCAATGTTTCGCTTTGGTTTGAAAAAGAATTTATTTCCGATTCCGATTTTCCTTCCGGTAAATGTATAGGAACAGAAGTGTATAACGATAAATGTGTTTTCTTAAACAAGAACGGAAAATGCACATTGCAACAAACATCAATTACAGAAGGAAAACATCCATGGGAATTGAAACCATATTATTGCATCACATTTCCAATCGTAGTGATAAATAAAAAAATTGAATGGGACGATATGCTTGACGGAGAACGACTTTGCTGCACGGCGAGAAATGATTTCAATACAAGTTGTGCGCAAGCATGTGAACTCGAAATGAATTTTATTCTCGGAAAACATCACGAGAATGTATTAGCAACAAAACACAATGAACTTTAATCTCAGCGGAAAAGTCGCGCTTGTTACCGGCGGCTCTCGCGGAATCGGAAAAGCAATCGCACTCGCATTAGCAAGTGAAGGATGCAATGTTGCGTTCACGTACCGAAGCGCAGAATCGCAAGCGAAAGAAGTTGAACAGCAAATTATTTCT encodes the following:
- a CDS encoding DUF3109 family protein gives rise to the protein MSRFNYTENELQIDPFLHSHGYKNVDSPLQCDGKCCSYGVYVDEEEHKKILANADSIKKYFDETQPTNVSLWFEKEFISDSDFPSGKCIGTEVYNDKCVFLNKNGKCTLQQTSITEGKHPWELKPYYCITFPIVVINKKIEWDDMLDGERLCCTARNDFNTSCAQACELEMNFILGKHHENVLATKHNEL